The Candidatus Methylomirabilota bacterium region GACGCGACGCGATGGGAACCGAGCTGTCGCGCAAGGAGATCGCCCTCATCTCGTTCATCGGCAACCTCGAGAACATCGGCGACATCATCGACAAGAACCTGATGGAGCTCGGGCGCAAGAAGCTCTACCAGGGCCGGCACTTCTCCGACGCCGGCTGGGCGGAGATCCAGGAGTTCCACGCGCTCGTCGCGAAGAACCTCGAGCGCACCATCGCCGCCTTCGCCGCGGGCGACCGGACCCTGGCGCAGGAGGTGCTCGACCAGCGGCCGCTCATCCGCCAGCGCGAGCGCGACCTGCGCGAGCTGCACATCGGACGGCTCCGCGCGGGCCTGGCCGAGTCCATCGAGACGTCCGAGATCCATCTCGACGTCCTGACGAACCTCAAGCGGATCAGCTCCCACGTGTCGGCGCTCGCGATCTCGATCCTGGAGGAGGTCTGAGCCCATGAAGAAGATCGAGGCGGTCATCAAGCCGTTCAAGCTCGACGACGTCAAGGAGGCGCTGACGGAGATCGGGGTCATCGGCATGACGGTGACGGAGGTGCGCGGGTTCGGTCGCCAGAAGGGCCACACCGAGCTCTACCGCGGCTCCGAGTACACGGTGGACTTCCTGCCCAAGGTGAAGATCGAGGTCGTGGTCGCCGACCACATGGTGGACAAGGTCGTCTCGACCATCGCCGGCGCGGCGAAGACGGGCTCGATCGGCGACGGCAAGGTGTTCGTGCTGCCCATGAGCGAGTCCATCCGCATCCGGACCGGGGAGAAGGGCGAGTCGGCCGTGTGAACCCCGCGCGGCGCGACTTCCGCCGGCTCGGGTTCGCCGACCCGTCCGCGGCGCGGCGCAACTTCGAGAGCCTCGCGCCGACGCCGCGGGACGCCGAGCTGCTCGCGCGGGCCTGGCCGCGGCTCGCGGCCGAGCTCGCCGCGTCGCCCGACCCGGACATGGCGCTCAACAACCTCGAGCGCCACGCGGCCGCCGTCGACCGGTCCGTCCTCTTCGCGACGCTGGCCGAGCACCCCGGCGCGGCCGCCCTCCTCGCGCGGGTCGGCGGGGCGAGCCAGTTCCTCGCCGACGCGCTCCGCCGGCGGCCGTCGAACCTCGCCTGGCTGCTCGAGCCGGCGACGATGCGCGTGTGGCTCCCGGAGGACCTCGCCGCCGACCTCGCGCTGGCGCTCGCCCCCTTCGAGGGGCGCGCGGCGCGGTTGAACGCGCTCCGCCGCTTCAAGTACCGCCACCTCCTCCGGATCGGCGCCCGCGACCTCCTGGGCGACGCCGACCTCGCCGCGACGACCGAGGAGCTCGCGCGCCTGGCCGACGCCTGTCTCGCCGAGGCGCTCCGCATGGCCGACGCCGCGGCGCGCGCCGAGCACGGCGCGCCGCTCGACGCCGCCGGCGCCGAGACGGGGCTCGCGGTGATCGCGATGGGCAAGCTCGGCGGCGAGGAGCTCAACTACTCCTCCGACATCGACCTCATGTTCGTGTACGGCGCCGACGGCGAGACCGCGGGCGGGCCCGGCGGGCCCGTCGCCGCCGGCGAGTACTTCGCGCGCGTCGCGAAGGGGCTCGTCGCCATCCTCGAGGAGGTCACCGACGAGGGGTACGCCTTCCGCGTGGACCTCCGGCTCCGGCCCGAGGGGCGGATGGGCGCGATCATCCTCTCGCTCGACGGCTATCGCACGTACTACGCGGAGCGCGCCGAGCTGTGGGAGCGTCAGGCGCTCGTCAAGGCGCGCATCGCAGCGGGCGCCGCGGGCGTCGGCGCGCGTTTCATGGCGCTCGCGCGCGAGGTCGTCTTCCGGCCGGGGCGCGACGCGCGCGTCGTCCCCGCGATCCGCGCGATGAAGCGCGCGATCGACCGCGGGCTCCGGGCGAAGGGCGCCGAGGCGACCAACGTCAAGCTCGGGCGCGGCGGGATCCGCGAGATCGAGTTCCTCGTGCAGGCGCTCCAGCTCCTCTACGCGGGCGACGACCCGTGGCTCGCCGAGCGCAACACGCTGAAGGCGATCTTCCGCCTCACCGAGCGGGGCTACCTGGCGCCCGCGCTCGGCCGGACGCTCTCCGACGCCCTCGTGCACCTCCGCACCGTCGAGCATCGCCTGCAGATCCTCCACGAGTTCCAGACCCACACGCTGCCGGCGTCGGCCGACGAGCTCGGCCGCCTGGCCCGGCGCGTCGGCTTCGAGGGGTCGCCGGCTCGCGCCGCGCGGCGCTTCGTCGCGCACCACCGCGCGGTCCGCGCCGCGGTCCACCGCGCGTTCAGGGAGTTCTTCGCCGAGCGCGCCCCGCGGCCGCGCGCCCGCGTGAAGCTGCCGAGCGTGATGGCGCTCAGGGCCACGGGGTTCGCCGACCCCGACCGCGCGCGCTACAACCTCCAGCTGATCCTCGAGGGGCGCCCGCTCGTGCCCTACGCCGGGCAGCTCCGCCAGGCGCTCGAGCGCCTCTACCCGGCGCTCCTCGACGCCCTCTGGAAGAGCCCCGACCCGGACGAGGCGCTGAACCAGTTCGAGCGCTTCCTCTCCGCCGCGGGCCCGCGCACGGGCCTCATCGAGCTGCTCGCGACGCGCCCCGAGCTCCTCGGCGGGCTCGTGCGGGTGTGCGCGGGCGGCGACGTCCTCACGCAGCTCCTGATCGCCCAGCCCGAGCTCCTGGCCTCGCTCGCCGCGCCCGAGCGGCTCCTCACGCCGAAGCGCGACGCCGCGTACCGGGCGGCGCTGGCGGCCGTCTTCGCGCCCGCGCAGGCGCCCGGCGAGCGGCGCGACGCGCTCCGCCGGGTCAAGCAGGCCGAGGAGCTGGCGATCGTCTGGCGCCACCTGCTCGGCGTGACGACGCTCGAGGGCTACGCGCGCGAGATGACGGCGCTCGCCGAGGCCGTGCTCGCCGCGGGCTTCATCCTCACGCTCGAGCCGCTCGTCGAGCGCCACGGCGTGCCACGCGACGCCGCCGGGCGCTTCGTCCCGGCCGTCGTCGTCGGCCTGGGCAAGCTCGGCGGGCGCGAGCTCGTCACGGGCGGGGACCTCGATATCTTCGTGGTCTTCGGCGAGGACGGCACGACGGACGGCCCCGAGCCGATCGACGCCCACTGGTTCTACAGCCTCTCGGCCGAGCGGCTCGCCGGCACCCTCGGCGACATCACGGCGGCCGGCGTGGCGTTCCCCGTCGACCTCCGCCTCCGGCCCGGGAGCAAGGGGAGCGGCTTCGCGTCGAGCGCCGCCGCGCTCGAGCGGTACTATGGCGAGTACGGGGACCTCTGGGAGCGGCAAACGCTGACCCGGTCGCGGCTCCTCCTCGGGGACCGGGCCCTCGGGCGCCGGGTTCGCGCCGCGCTCCGGCGATTGGTGTACGGCGAGCCCCTGCCTCGAGCCTCACTCAAGGAGATCGCGGAGGTGCGCAAGCGCATGGAGGTCGAGCTCGGCAAGGAGACGCCCGGGCGCCGGCACGTCAAGTACGGGCGCGGCGGCCTCGTGGACGTCGAGTTCCTCGCGCAGGCGCTCCAGCTCGTCCACGGCGCGGAGCACCCGGAGGCGCGCGGCGCGTCGACGGCCGCGGCGCTCGCCGGCCTCGCGCGCGCGGGCGCGCTCGCGCCGGAGACGGCCGAGCGGCTCCTCGGCCATTACCGGTTCCTCCGGCGCGTGTCGGCCGCGCTGCGCCTCCTGGGCGCGCGTCCCACCGACACCCTCGACCTCGCCGGCCCGCTGCCGGCGCGCGTGGCGAGCGCCCTCGGGTTCCCGTCGCGCCGGGCCTTCCTCGACGCCTATCGTGAGCGCACCGAGGCCGTGCGCGCCGCGTACGACGCGCATTTGACATGAATCGCGTCAGGCGGAACAGAGGCGCATGAAAAAATTCTACGTCGTCGACGGCCACTCGCAGCTCTTCCGCGCCTACCACGCGGTCGGCTACCTGTCGACTTCGAAGGGCATCCCGACGCACGCGGTCCTGATCCTCAGCACGATGCTCTGGAAGCTCATCCGCGAGGAACAGCCCGACTACCTCGCGATCGCGTGGGACCCACCGGGCCCGACGTTTCGCGACGCGCTCTCGGCCGAGTACAAGGCGACGCGCGCGGCGATGCCCGACGACCTCGTCCGCCAGCTCCCGCACGTGAGGCGCCTCGTCGAGGCGCTCCGGATCCCGGGCGTCGAGGTCCCGGGCTTCGAGGCCGACGACGCCCTGGCGACGCTCGTCGCGCGCGCCCTCGCGCTGCCCGGCGTGGAGGTCGTCGTCGTGAGCGGGGACAAGGACCTCCTCCAGCTCGTCGGCCCGCGCGTCCGCGTGCTCTCGGTCTCCGGCCGCACAGGCGAGCCCGTGCTGTACGACGAGGCGAAGGTGCGCGAGCGGTGGGGCGTCGAGCCCGCGCAGATCACCGACGTCCTCGCGCTCATGGGCGACACGATCGACAACATCAAGGGCGTGCGCGGCGTCGGCGAGAAGACCGCCGTGAAGCTGATCGCCCAGTTCGGGTCGGTGGACCGCCTCTACGAGAATCTCACGCTCGTCGCGGGCAAGCTCCGCGAGACGCTCGCGGCCGGGCGCAAGGACGCGCTCCTCTCGCGCGAGCTCGCGACGCTGAACCGCGAGGTGCCGTTCGCCTTCGACCTCCCGGCGTTCCGCCGCGTCGAGCCCGACTGGGCAAAGCTCCGCGCTCTCTGGATGGAGCTCGAGTTCACGCGCCTGCTCCGCGAGATGCCCGCGCCGGCCCCCGTGGTGAGCGACGAGCCCGTCGCGACGCTCGCCGACCGCGCAGCGGCGGAGGCCTGGCTTGCGACGGTCCCCGCGGGCGCCCCGCTCGTCCTCGACTGGGCGGGGGAGGCGCGGCCGCCCGACCCCCGCGTGGACGGCGTCGCCGTCTTCCATCCCGCCGCGGGCGCGGCCGAGCTGCCGCCGGCCGAGGCGGCGGAGGCGCTCGCCGGGCGCGCGCTCGTCGTCCACGACGCGAAGCCCCTCGTCGAGGCCTGGCTCGCGCGCGGCGCCGAGCCCCCGGCGCTCGACGACAGCGCCGTCGCGGCGTACCTCCTCAACCCGGCGCGCTCGGCCTACCGGCTCGACGAGCTCTGCGTCGAGGCGTTCGGCGAGGGCCCGCCGGCGCTCCCGGCGGAGACCGCCGGGGCGAAGGACCTCGCCCGGGTCCTCGCGACCCGCGCCCGCTGGACGCACCGGTACTGGGAGCACGCGGCGGCCGAGCTCCGGGCGAAGGAGCTCTGGAAGGTCTACGAGGAGATCGAGCGCCCGCTCGTGCCGGTGCTGGCGCTCATGGAGCGGCACGGCATCCGCGTGGACCCCGCGCGGCTCGAGACCTTCGCGAAGGAGCTCGAGCGCGACCTCGACAACCTCACGCGCGAGATCTACCGGCTCGCGGGCGAGGAGTTCACGATCGCCTCGCCGAAGCAGCTCGCCCACATCCTCTTCGAGAAGCTCGAGCTCCCGGCGCTCCGGCGCACCAAGACGGGCTACTCGACGGACGCCGACGTCCTCGGCGACCTGGCGCTGCGCCACGAGCTGCCGGCCAAGATCCTCGAGCACCGGAGCCTCGCGAAGCTCAAGGGCACGTACGCCGACACGCTCCCCGGCCTCGTGAACCCGCGCACGGGGCGGATCCACACGACCTTCAACCAGCTCGTGGCGGCGACGGGCCGGCTCTCCTCCCAGGACCCGAACCTCATGAACATCCCGATCCGGACCGAGCTCGGCCGGCGGATCCGCGCGGCGTTCATCCCGGAGGAGGGCTGGCGCTTCGTCGCCGCGGACTACTCCCAGATCGAGCTGAGGATCCTCGCGCACCTGTCCGGCGAGCCCGCCATCATCGAGTCGTTCAGGCGCGGCGAGGACATCCACACGCGCACCGCCTCCGAGGTCTTCAAGGTGAAGCCGGAGGAGGTGACGTCGCTCCAGCGCACGATCGCCAAGAGCGCGAACTACGCGATCCTCTACGGCGTCTCCGCCTTCGGCCTCTCGCAGGCGACGAAGATCGACCAGAAGGAGGCGCAGCGCTACATCAGCGCCTACTTCGCCGCCCACCCGCGCGTGCGCGCCTTCATCGACCGGACGCTCGCCGAGGGGCGCGAGCGCGGCCACGTGACGACGCTCCTCGGCCGGCGCCGCTACCTGCCGGATCTCACCAGCGCCAACCCGGTGGCGCGCAACGCGGCCGAGCGGATGGCGATGAACGCGCCGGTCCAGGGGACCGCGAGCGACATGATCAAGATCGCCATGGTTCGGATGCAGGCGGCCCTGCGGTCGCGGAAGCTCCGCGCGCGGATGCTCCTCCAGGTCCACGACGAGCTCCTCTTCGAGGCGCCGCCCGACGAGGTCGCCGCCGTCGAGGCACTCGCCCGCGAGATCATGGAGTCGGCGCTGCCCCTCCAGGCCCCCGTCGTGGTGGACGTGAAGACGGGGAAGGACTGGGCCGAGGTGTGAGCCGGCGCTTCCTCCTCGTCGGCCTCACCGGTGGGATCGCGACGGGCAAGTCCAGCGTCTCCGACGCCCTCCGGCAGCTCGGGTGCGTGATCATCGACGCCGACGTGCTCGCGCGCGAGGTCGTGGAGCCCGGGGAGCCGGCGCACGCCGACGTCGTTCGGGAATTCGGACCCGGCGTGCAGCGGCCCGACGGCGCGCTCGACCGGAAGAAGCTCGGCGCGATCGTCTTCGCGGACCCCGACCAGCGCAAGCGCCTGGAGGCGCTCACCCACCCGCGGATCCGCGAGCGCTTCCAGCGGCGCCTCCAGGAGCTGGACGAGCGCGGCTTCGACGGCATCGTCGTCTTCGACGCGCCCGTGATGATCGAGAGCGGGAACTACAAGAACATGGACCGCCTCGTCGTCGTCGTCGCGGACGCCGCCACCCAGCGCGCGCGCGCCCTGGCGCGGGACGGCGACCGCCAGGACCTCGAGCGGCGGATCGCGAGCCAGATGCCCCTCGCGGACAAGGCCCGGCTCGCCGACTATGTCATCGACAACTCCGGCGACCGCGACCGGACGCTCGCCGAGGTCCGCCGGGTCCACGCGGCGCTCCTCGCCGACCTGCGGGCGCGCGTCGCGGGCTAGCCAGGGTCGAAGGCCCAGGGCTCCTTGGACAAGCGCCGCGCCCTCGGCCAGCATTTTCTCCGCGACGCGACGATCGCGCGCGCCGTCGTCGATCTGGTCGCGCCGACACCGAACGACCTCGTCGTGGAGATCGGGCCGGGCGAGGGGGCGCTCACGGGCGAGCTCGCGCGGCGCGCGGGGCACGTCGTCGCCCTCGAGATCGACCCGGCGCTCGTCGCGCGGCTGCGCGCGCGCTACCCGGAGGTCGAGGTCGTCCAGGCGGACGCGCGCCGCTGGGACTACGGGCGGCTCGCGGCGCCGGCCGGCGGCCGCGTCCTCGTCGTCGGGAATCTCCCCTACAGCGTGGGGAAGCCCATCCTCATGGCGCTCGTCGAGGCGCGCGCGGCGATCCGCGAGATGGCGCTGATGCTCCAGCGCGAGGTCGCCGAGCGCGTGGCGGCGCCGCCCGGCGGCAAGGTCTACGGGAGCCTCTCCGTGCTGACCCAGGTCCACTGCGACGCGCGCGTGGCGCTGCGCGTGCCCCCGGGCGCCTTCCGGCCGCCGCCGAAGGTGGAGTCGGCGGTCCTCCACCTCCGCGTGCTCGACGGCCCCCGCGTCGCGCTGGCCGACCTGCGGCGGTTCCAGGCGGTGGTCCGCGCCGCCTTCGCCCAGCGGCGGAAGATGCTCGCCAACGCCCTGGCCGCCGGTCTCGGCGTGTCGCTGGAGGCCGCCCGGCGCGCGGCCACCACCGCCGGGGTGGAGCCCGGCCGGCGGGCGGAGACGCTCACAATTCTTGAGTTCGCCGAGCTGACCCGGCAGCTATCATGAGGTGATGTCCAGGCGCTCCGTCCTGGCCCTCGCTCTCGTCGTCGTGAGCGTCGCCTCGCTCGCGACGGTGACGCGCCTCTACCTCCTCGCCGACGCGTCCGGGCCGCGGCTCGTTGCCGCGCCGGCGCCGCCGCCGTCGACGTTTCGCACCGCGTTCCCGACGACGACCCGGACCGTGCCGATCAAGCGGGGCGACAACCTCGTCGCCGCCCTCGCGCGCGAGGGGCTCGGCGCGCGCGCGGCCGCCGACGTCGCGGGGCGGCTCGCGCGGCAGGGTGCCCAGCTCCGGAAGCTCCGGTCGCGCGACGGGCTCGAGGTCACGCGGAACTTCCGCGGCGAGCCCATCGAGGTCCGCTACGCGCCGAGCCCGTGGCTCGCCTTCACCGCCGTCGCGCGGCGTGGGAGCTGGGAGGTCACGCGCGCGACGACCGAGCCGCGCGTGCGCGTCGAGGCGGTGCAGGGTCAGGTCCGCCGCTCGCTCTTCGAGGCGATGGACGCCGCGGGCGAGTCCGCGCCGCTCGTGCTGGCGATGGTCGAGATCTTCTCCTCCGAGTTCGACTTCACCGCGGACACGCGCCAGGGCGACCGCTTCCGCCTGCTGGTCGAGAAGCGCTACGCGGGCGACGCCTTCGTGGACTGCGGGCGCATCGTGGTGGCGCAGTACGTCTCGGCGGGGCGGACGCTCTCGGGCGTCGGGTTCGCGGCCGGCGGCGGGCGCTGGGCCTTCTATGACCCCGCGGGCCGGTCGCTGAAGAAGAGCTTCCTCAAGTCGCCCCTGGAGTTCACGCGCATCACGTCCGGCTTCACTTACGCGCGCCCGCACCCGATCCTCGGAGGCGTGCGCCCGCACCTCGCGATCGACTACGCGGCGCCGACGGGCACCGCCGTGCGCGCCGTGGCCGACGGCGTCGTCACCGCGGCCGGCTGGGACGGCGGCAATGGCATCTCGATCACGATCCGCCACCGCTCGGGCTACGCGACCATGTACAACCACCTCTCGAAGCTCGCCGCCGGCGTCCGCCGCGGCGCGCGCGTGAGCCAGCGGGACGTCATCGGCTACGTCGGCATGACGGGGCTCGCCACCGGGCCGCACCTCGACTACCGCGTCTCGAAGGACGGCCAGTTCGTGAACCCGATGAGCGAGAAGTTCATCCCGGGCGAGCCGCTCGCGGGCGCCGAGCGCGTGCGCTTCCTCGCCGATGCCCGGCAGGCGCTCGACCGGCTCGCCGACGCCGCGCCGTTCTAGGGCGACGGGCCTAGCGCGGCGAACAACCTCACCGCGGCTGCCCGCGCAGCCTTGACCTCGCCGCGAGTCTCGGGCCACCGTCGGTAGCCGGCGATATACGCACGCACCAGCGCGCGCTGACGTGGGCGCGCGATCTCTCGAGATTCCTTTTTGGCCCTGCGCATCTGTCCTCCACCCAGGTGAGAGTATGCCAGGAAACTTCGGCCGGACGCGGGCCGGGTGATACGATGAACCCACCGTCAGGAAAGGAGTTTTCGTGGAACCCTCGGTGCGCCTCATCCCCCTCGGCGGGCTCGGCGAGATCGGTCTCAACATGATGCTCGTCGAGAGCGGCGAGGACCTGATCGCCGTGGACTGCGGCCTCATGTTCCCCGACGACGAGCTCCCCGGCATCGACCACGTGATCCCCGACTTCACCTACGTGCGCGCCCGGCGCGACGGCTTCCGCGGGGTGCTCCTCACACACGGCCACGAGGACCACATCGGCGCCCTGCCCTATCTCCTGCGCGAGGCGCCGGTGCCCGTCTACGGCACGCCCCTGACGCTGGCGCTCGTCGGCGAGCGGCTGCGCGAGCACGGGCTCCTCGAGTCGGCGGACCTCCGGCCGATGCGGCCGCGCGACCGCTTCGACGTCGGCCCCTTCGGCGTCGAGCCGATCCGCGTGACGCACTCGATCGCGGACGGCATCGGGCTGGCGATCCAGACCCCGGTCGGCACGATCGTCCACACGGGCGACTTCAAGCTCGACCCGAGCCCGCTCGACGGCGAGGCGCCCGACTACCGGCGGTTCGCCGAGCTCGGCGAGCAGGAGGTCCTCGTCCTCTGCTCGGACTCGACGAACGTGGACCGGCCGGGCCACACGCCCTCGGAGACCGAGGTGGGCCAGGCGCTCGGCGAGCGCTTCGCGCGCGCGACGGGGCGCGTGGTCGTCGCCACCTTCGCCTCGCACATCCACCGGATCCAGCAGGTCCTGACGCTCGCCGCGCGCCACGGGCGCCATGCCGCGCTCCTCGGCATGAGCATGCAGAAGAACGTCGCGCTCGCCGCCGAGCTCGGCTACCTCCGCGTCCCCGAGGGCCTGCTGCTGCCGCTCGAGGAGCTGGCGGCGCTCCCGCCCGAGCGGCAGGTGATCGTCTCGACGGGGAGCCAGGGCGAGCCCAACTCGGCGCTGGCGCTCATGGCGGCCGGCGAGCACAAGTACGTGCAGGTGCTCCCCGGCGACCTCGTGATCATCTCGGCGCGCGTGATCCCCGGGAACGAGCGGACGATCGGTCGCGTCGTGAACGCGCTCTACCGGGCGGGCGCCGAGGTGCTCTACGAGGACAACGCGTTCGTCCACGTCTCCGGCCACGCGAGCCAGGAAGACCTGAAGATGATGCTGAACCTCACGCGTCCGCGCTACTTCATTCCGGTGCACGGCGAGTACCGGCACCTCCTCGGCCACGCCCGGCTCGCCCGGAGCCTCGGCCTCGGGCCCGACCGCGTCTTCCTCCTCGAGGACGGCACGGCGCTCGAGGTGACGAAGACGTCGGCGCGCGCCGTCGCCGGGTTCCCCGCGGGCCGGGTGCTCGTGGACGGCAAGTCGGTCGGCGACGTGGGCGCGGTGGTGCTCCGCGATCGCCAGCTCCTCGCCGAGGCCGGCTTCGTGATCGTCGCGGTCACGGTGGACCGGAAGGGCGGCGTCGTCGCCGGGCCCGAGATCGCCTCGCGCGGCTTCGTCTACGTCGAGGAGTCGAGGGAGCTCCTCGAGGAGCTGAAGCGCGCGGTGCTCGCGGCCCTCGCCGAGGGCGAGCCGGGCGCGGGCTTCGACCGCGAGGAGGCCGGCGCGCGCGTGCGCACGGCCGTCCGCCAGCTCATCAACCAGAGGTTCGGGCGCAAGCCCGTCGTGCTCCCGATGATCCTGGAAGCGTGATGGCGACGCTCGTCCAGACCGACGAGAAGCCCGAGCCCCGGCCCCGCCCGCGCCGGAAGAAGGGCGGCGAACGCTGGCTCGCCGAGCTGAAGGGCATCGTGGCGCTCGGGGGCGCGGGCTTCCTCCTCCTGGCGCTCGCGATGTTCGACCCGCGCATCCCGCCCGCCGAGCAGTCGAGCCCGGTCGGCCCCGTCGGCGTGTGGCTCGCCTGGGTCGGCTACCAGTCGTTCGGCCACGCGTGCTTCTTCTTTCCGCTGCTCCTGGGCGCGTGGGGAGCCTCGGCCTTCGTCCGGCCCCTCGTCACGCGCGGCTGGGTGCCCGTCGCCGGGCTCGCCATCCTGCTCGCGGCGGCGACCGGCCTCTTCGCCCATGCCGCCGACAAGGGCGGGATCGTCGGCCGCGCGCTCGCCTCCTGGCTCAGCGCCGGCGTCGGGACCGCGGGCACGTGGCTCGTGCTCGCCGTCGCCGTGCCCGTCGGCGTCCTCTGCGTGACGCGCGTCTCCTACGCGGCGCGCGCGCGCGTCCTCTCCATGCGGCTCATGCACCTCCGCCGGGCGCAGCCCCCGCGCGCGCGGGGCGCGGCGGCGCCCGCGCTCATGCCCATCGCGCGCGCGGCGGCGATCGCGGGCGAGGCGCCCGACGTGGTCAGGCCGCCGGTCGTGGTCGAGCCGTCGAAACCGCGCGGCAGGCTCGCCGAGCAGGGGCTCGCCTGGCAGGAGACGTTCGACTTCGGCAGGGGCGGCGCGGAGGCGTTCCAGCTGCCGCCCGTCGGCCTCCTGAAGGTGCCGCCCGCGTCGGAGCTCCGGCGGACGCGCGAGGAGCTCCAGGACAACGCCGAGACGATCCGCCGGCGGCTCCAGGAGTTCGAGGTCGAGGGGCGCATCGTGCAGGTGAGCCCGGGCCCGATCATCACCTCGTACGAGTTCGAGCCCGCGCCCGGCATCAAGGTGAGCCAGGTCGTGAACCTCGGCGACGATCTGTCGCTCGCGCTGAAGTCGGCCTCGGTGCGGATCGTCGGGCCCATCCCCGGGCGCGGCACGGTCGCG contains the following coding sequences:
- a CDS encoding ribonuclease J, producing MEPSVRLIPLGGLGEIGLNMMLVESGEDLIAVDCGLMFPDDELPGIDHVIPDFTYVRARRDGFRGVLLTHGHEDHIGALPYLLREAPVPVYGTPLTLALVGERLREHGLLESADLRPMRPRDRFDVGPFGVEPIRVTHSIADGIGLAIQTPVGTIVHTGDFKLDPSPLDGEAPDYRRFAELGEQEVLVLCSDSTNVDRPGHTPSETEVGQALGERFARATGRVVVATFASHIHRIQQVLTLAARHGRHAALLGMSMQKNVALAAELGYLRVPEGLLLPLEELAALPPERQVIVSTGSQGEPNSALALMAAGEHKYVQVLPGDLVIISARVIPGNERTIGRVVNALYRAGAEVLYEDNAFVHVSGHASQEDLKMMLNLTRPRYFIPVHGEYRHLLGHARLARSLGLGPDRVFLLEDGTALEVTKTSARAVAGFPAGRVLVDGKSVGDVGAVVLRDRQLLAEAGFVIVAVTVDRKGGVVAGPEIASRGFVYVEESRELLEELKRAVLAALAEGEPGAGFDREEAGARVRTAVRQLINQRFGRKPVVLPMILEA